In Mastacembelus armatus chromosome 22, fMasArm1.2, whole genome shotgun sequence, a genomic segment contains:
- the LOC113128865 gene encoding tigger transposable element-derived protein 6-like encodes MPRQWKRKTDRGVPANVLKVASDEVTGKGKSVRSVAKAHGICHVTLSRYCKSLQKLRDQGSSDLPSVGYRSNNKVFSEVQEKNLADYLTQAADLYYGLTPREVRKFAFQLAVTYNITHPQIWNENQMAGPDWFTFFMKRNPSLSMRSAEATSLTRATSFNRTNVERFFNSLGRVIERYKFDGSDIWNVDETGVTTVQTPERVVARRGVKQVGAMTSGERGVLVSVACAVQALGNAIPPFFVFPRKRYKEYFVQNGPTGSAGSGNASGWMQEEDFLLFLNHFAKHTKVSPEKKVLLLMDNHSSHLSVKAIDFCKEKGIVLLTFPPHCSHKLQPLDCSVYGPFKKMVNTASDAWMKMNPAKTMTIYDIPNIVKTALSAATPKNIRAGFQTTGIWPFNPDIFEECDYAPSQVTDRPDPGTSLKSGAFQPHSPPIHLGTASSPPTNQVTSGSSAIHDATMSCAPAEPATSGLSPGQVFSPSALRPFPKAGPRKTSSGTRRKRQSEILTDTPVKQALMEEEQRRGSKNVRKSILGKNKGRQKKKERTPQRKTTKKILKTNAEDSETSDDENLCVVCLEAFGNSKPKEVWVKCAQCSLWAHQACTPGLPAFICHHCDSD; translated from the exons ATGCCTAGGCAGTGGAAGAGAAAGACTGACAGAGGTGTGCCTGCCaatgttttaaaagtagcaTCTGATGAGGTCACAGGGAAAGGCAAGTCAGTCAGATCAGTTGCGAAGGCACATGGGATCTGCCATGTAACACTGAGCAGATACTGCAAATCATTGCAGAAGCTGAGAGACCAGGGGTCCAGTGACCTTCCTAGTGTAGGTTACCGGAGCAACAACAAAGTTTTCTCTGAGGTGCAAGAGAAGAACTTGGCTGACTATTTGACTCAGGCAGCAGACTTGTATTATGGACTGACTCCACGTGAG GTCAGAAAGTTTGCATTTCAGCTGGCGGTAACATATAACATCACACACCCACAAATATGGAATGAGAATCAGATGGCAGGACCTGACTGGTTCACTTTCTTCATGAAACGGAACCCCAGCCTGTCAATGAGGAGTGCAGAGGCAACCAGCCTCACACGGGCCACAAGTTTTAACCGCACAAATGTGGAGCGTTTCTTCAACAGCCTAGGACGGGTCATTGAGAGATACAAATTTGACGGGAGCGACATATGGAATGTAGACGAAACTGGTGTAACAACAGTCCAGACACCAGAGCGTGTTGTTGCACGTCGTGGAGTCAAGCAGGTTGGTGCAATGACATCCGGTGAGAGAGGAGTGCTTGTGTCAGTAGCATGCGCTGTGCaagcactgggaaatgcaattCCCCCCTTCTTTGTATTCCCTCGTAAACGTTACAAAGAATACTTTGTTCAGAATGGGCCAACAGGGAGTGCTGGAAGTGGTAACGCATCAGGATGGATGCAAGAAGAAGACTTCCTCTTATTCCTTAATCACtttgcaaaacacacaaaggtgAGCCCAGAGAAGAAGGTTTTGCTTTTGATGGATAACCACTCTTCACATTTATCTGTGAAAGCTATTGACTTCTGCAAAGAAAAGGGGATTGTGCTACTTACCTTCCCTCCCCACTGCAGCCATAAACTTCAGCCACTGGATTGCAGTGTCTATGGCCCTTTTAAGAAAATGGTGAACACAGCAAGTGATGCCTGGATGAAAATGAATCCGGCCAAGACGATGACAATATATGATATTCCAAATATTGTGAAGACTGCTCTGTCAGCTGCAACACCCAAAAACATTCGAGCTGGTTTCCAAACCACAGGTATTTGGCCCTTCAATCCTGACATTTTTGAGGAGTGTGACTATGCACCCTCACAAGTCACTGACCGTCCAGACCCAGGTACATCATTAAAATCTGGAGCTTTCCAGCCGCACTCTCCACCAATTCACCTGGGGactgcctcctctcctccaacTAACCAGGTTACTTCTGGCTCCTCTGCAATTCATGATGCCACCATGTCCTGTGCTCCAGCTGAACCAGCCACATCAGGGTTGTCTCCAGGTCAGGTGTTCAGTCCTTCGGCTTTACGGCCATTTCCAAAAGCAGGCCCAAGGAAAACAAGTAGTGGGACCAGAAGGAAGAGGCAGTCTGAAATACTCACTGATACACCAGTGAAACAAGCATTGATGgaagaagagcagagaagaggatcaaaaaatgtaagaaagagTATCTTGGGAAAAAATAAAGGACggcaaaagaaaaaggagagaacaCCACAAAGAAAGACCACAAAGAAAATTTTGAAAACCAATGCTGAGGATTCTGAGACCTCAGATGACGAAAACctttgtgttgtctgtttggAGGCATTTGGCAACTCAAAGCCGAAGGAAGTGTGGGTAAAATGTGCCCAGTGCAGTCTCTGGGCTCACCAAGCCTGCACTCCAGGGTTACCAGCATTCATTTGTCACCACTGTGACTCTGATTAA